The Triticum aestivum cultivar Chinese Spring chromosome 7B, IWGSC CS RefSeq v2.1, whole genome shotgun sequence genome window below encodes:
- the LOC123161253 gene encoding protein trichome birefringence-like 21, producing MQKLQLASPTAVSLPALCLFVLFLLAARQQRSLLDTYRSGFASVSSSDSPRLEPGRPAVARVPKGCDIFRGEWVPDDGGEPYYTNRTCPLIQEHQNCMKYGRPDLGFLRWRWRPAQCELPRFDAAAFFDAVRGRSMAFVGDSLARNHMQSLMCLLSKLEYPKDISTTKNQEFRTLYYESYNFTISTFWSPFLVKANQSDADYGSGRLWNIYLDEPDDAWLPGVAGADYLVLSAANWFTRPSLFYESGRLVACHYCLVPGVPDLTLRHSQRVAFRTVLRAVTSHPGFKGTAIVRTVSPTHFEGGEWNKGGDCRRTRPYAANETRMAGLSLDFHTAQVEEFAQEEEAARRRGGGGARLVLMDTTAAMLLRPDGHPSRYGHWAHENVTLYKDCVHWCLPGPIDAWNEMLLQMVLP from the exons ATGCAGAAGCTCCAGCTCGCCAGCCCGACCGCGGTGTCCCTCCCGGCGCTCTgcctcttcgtcctcttcctcctcgccgcgcGCCAGCAACGCTCGCTCCTCGACACCTACAGGTCCGGGTTCGCCTCAGTTTCCTCGTCGGACTCGCCGCGGCTCGAGCCCGGGCGTCCTGCTGTCGCCCGGGTACCCAAGGGATGCGACATTTTCCGGGGCGAGTGGGTGCCGGACGACGGCGGCGAGCCGTACTACACGAACCGGACCTGCCCGCTGATCCAGGAGCACCAGAACTGCATGAAGTACGGCCGCCCCGACCTCGGGTTCCTTAGGTGGCGCTGGCGGCCGGCGCAGTGCGAGCTCCCGCGGTTCGACGCGGCGGCCTTCTTCGACGCCGTCAGGGGCCGCTCCATGGCCTTCGTCGGGGACTCGCTCGCCAGGAACCACATGCAGTCCCTCATGTGCCTCTTGTCCAAG CTGGAGTACCCCAAAGACATTTCCACGACGAAAAACCAAGAATTCAGGACACTGTACTACGAGTCTTACAACTTCACCAtctccaccttctggtcgccgttCCTCGTCAAGGCGAACCAGTCTGACGCCGACTACGGCAGCGGCCGGCTGTGGAACATCTACCTCGACGAGCCGGACGATGCCTGGCTGCCCGGCGTGGCGGGCGCCGACTACCTCGTCCTCTCGGCCGCGAACTGGTTCACGCGGCCGTCACTGTTCTACGAGTCCGGCCGCCTCGTCGCCTGCCACTACTGCCTCGTCCCGGGCGTGCCCGACCTCACGCTGCGGCACTCGCAGCGCGTGGCGTTCCGCACGGTGCTGCGGGCGGTTACGAGTCACCCGGGCTTCAAAGGGACGGCGATCGTGCGGACGGTGTCGCCGACGCACTTCGAGGGCGGGGAGTGGAACAAGGGCGGCGACTGCCGGCGGACGCGGCCGTACGCGGCGAACGAGACGCGCATGGCCGGGCTGAGCCTCGACTTCCACACGGCGCAGGTGGAGGAGttcgcgcaggaggaggaggcggccaggaggagaggagggggcggcgcgaGGCTGGTGCTGATGGACACCACGGCGGCGATGCTGCTCCGGCCGGACGGCCACCCGAGCCGGTACGGGCACTGGGCGCACGAGAACGTGACCCTGTACAAGGACTGCGTGCACTGGTGCCTGCCGGGCCCCATCGACGCGTGGAACGAGATGCTGCTCCAGATGGTACTGCCATGA